The DNA segment TATAGACCCTTCGACAGAAGGGAATTTGCGGAAATTGTTTTCTGTGCCATCAGCTCCACAGAGCAGGTTCGTGGGTATGGTGCGCATCTAATGAACCACTTGAAGGACTATGTCCGGAATACCTCTaacataaaatattttctgACATACGCAGATAACTATGCCATTGGTTATTTCAAGAAGCAAGGTTTCACCAAAGAAATCACGCTGGAAAAAAGTATATGGATGGGGTATATCAAAGATTACGAAGGTGGTACGTTGATGCAATGTTCCATGTTACCAAGAATACGATATTTGGACGCGGGTAAAATTCTCTTGCTACAGGAGGCGGCACTACGAAGGAAAATAAGGGCAATTTCTAAATCGCATGTTGTGAGGCCTGGGCTAGAAGAATTCAAAGACTTAAACAACATCAAACCGATTGATCCGATGACAATTCCCGGTTTAAAAGAAGCCGGTTGGACTCCTGAAATGGATGCATTGGCGCAACGTCCCAAACGTGGTCCTCATGATGCAGCGATACAAAATATACTCACCGAACTCCAAAATCACGCAGCAGCCTGGCCTTTCTTACAACCCGTTAATAAAGAGGAAGTCCCTGATTACTAtgattttatcaaagaacCGATGGACTTGAGCACCATGGAAATCAAGTTAGAGAACAAtaaataccaaaaaatggaagatttCATATACGATGCCAGACTGGTGTTCAACAATTGTCGAATGTACAATGGTGAGAATACATCATACTACAAGTATGCTAATAGGTtggagaaatttttcaacaataaaGTGAAGGAAATTCCTGAATATTCTCATCTGATTGATTAATTTGGTGTGAGCggtttttttctctacTAGTTTTCGCAAAAATAACAGTACGATAATGATAGACAATTTAATTACTTGCAGATGTTCTGCTACTTTCTTCtattttgtaaaatgtttttttttatttgttaaTGTGACGTTTGTATATATCTTTATGTAACTATATTTATGACATTTCAACATCCGCTTCTTCTGGACTCTCTGCAGcctcctttttcttcaattcttttatCAATTCAGCAGTCTTGTTATCGTCGTATATTTTAAATCCGTCTTCCTTTGTTATACAACTCAATTGCgcattattttcatcgagTTTTTCCTCCATCACTTGCTTTAGGATTTTTAGGATAAGAAGCTCAGCTTCTTTTAGAGATAAGGAGGAATGCCATTCGTTTAATAGCTCTGCTTGTGCACCTTCGGATCCAGAACCAATGGCCTTAGCATTGTAACGGTAGAAGGTTCCAGATGGTTCTGCATGAAAGAGTTGATAACCATCATCCGCATCATGACCAGCAATCAATAAGGCAACCCCAAATGGTCTAGACATTAGTCTTTCTTCACCGGAGGCACCTTCACCGAACCTTAGGGCAAGATCACAGACCGATTGTGTTAAGGATTCAACAttgatatcttcatcatagtATAGATTATGTGTTACTGCGGCGGTACGCGCGTGTTCAATCATAGAACGAGCATCTGCAGTGAGCCCACTCATTGCACAACCAATATGACGATCGATCTCCACAATTTTCTCAATAGAATCAGATTCTAACAATGGCGAAGTAGCACGCTTTTCCACACCTAATACAACACCCTCTTTCGTGGAAATTCCAATCGCGGTGGATCCTAGTTTGATTGCCTCCAAAGAATACTCAACTTGAAATAATCTACCTTCTGGAGAAAATGTGCTTACACCACGATCATATTCACTTCTAGTTAAGAACATCCCTGTTAATTATATTGGTCAATTGGTTTGTATTTTATTTGTATGCCACTCTTTCATTCAATTTGCcaatttgttcttttgcCACCGGTTTTAGTTTATAGTATAATAAATATCCTTGAAAGCTCGAATTGCAGAAAGTGATGTTCGTATTGAGTGATAATATATATGAACGATCAAAATTACAAAATAGTC comes from the Saccharomyces kudriavzevii IFO 1802 strain IFO1802 genome assembly, chromosome: 7 genome and includes:
- the GCN5 gene encoding histone acetyltransferase GCN5 (similar to Saccharomyces cerevisiae GCN5 (YGR252W); ancestral locus Anc_5.65); its protein translation is MVTKHQIKKDHSDEAATDPEVKRVKLENDVEEPRSEQAGPNRQETASKEDKGSFEKETERIGGSEVITDVEKGIVKFEFDGVEYTFKERPSVVEENEGKIEFRVVNNDNTKENMMVLTGLKNIFQKQLPKMPKEYIARLVYDRSHLSMAVIRKPLTVVGGITYRPFDRREFAEIVFCAISSTEQVRGYGAHLMNHLKDYVRNTSNIKYFLTYADNYAIGYFKKQGFTKEITLEKSIWMGYIKDYEGGTLMQCSMLPRIRYLDAGKILLLQEAALRRKIRAISKSHVVRPGLEEFKDLNNIKPIDPMTIPGLKEAGWTPEMDALAQRPKRGPHDAAIQNILTELQNHAAAWPFLQPVNKEEVPDYYDFIKEPMDLSTMEIKLENNKYQKMEDFIYDARLVFNNCRMYNGENTSYYKYANRLEKFFNNKVKEIPEYSHLID
- the PUP2 gene encoding proteasome core particle subunit alpha 5 (similar to Saccharomyces cerevisiae PUP2 (YGR253C); ancestral locus Anc_5.64) gives rise to the protein MFLTRSEYDRGVSTFSPEGRLFQVEYSLEAIKLGSTAIGISTKEGVVLGVEKRATSPLLESDSIEKIVEIDRHIGCAMSGLTADARSMIEHARTAAVTHNLYYDEDINVESLTQSVCDLALRFGEGASGEERLMSRPFGVALLIAGHDADDGYQLFHAEPSGTFYRYNAKAIGSGSEGAQAELLNEWHSSLSLKEAELLILKILKQVMEEKLDENNAQLSCITKEDGFKIYDDNKTAELIKELKKKEAAESPEEADVEMS